GTGCTCACCGGGATCAGCAAGTTCGACCTCCTCCAACCGAAAGTTTTCAGGAGCGGGTTTACCCTCAGGTCGGGATGCAAGCACCCAGCGGCGGTTGGTCGTCGGCACGGTCGTGATCCTCCAAAAGACAACCCGGCAGCACTTGCCGCCGGGCCACAAATTTTAGCAATGCGAATGGCGAAAAGCCAGCCGACTTATGCAGACGGGTCGTCGCTGATCTTCACCAGCATCTTCCCGAAATTGGCACCTGAGAAGAGGTTGAGGAATGCCTTTGGCGCATTTGCAATGCCTTCTTCCACTGTCTGCTCGGTTTTCATCTTGCCACTGCTGATGAGCTTGGCCATCTCCGCATAAAAATCCGGAATAATATCGAGATGGTTCGATACGATGAAGCCTTCCAGCTTCAAGCTCTTGCCGACAATCTGAATGAGGTTATTGGGGCCTGGGCGGGGCTCTTTGTCATTATACTGTTCGATCATGCCACAAAGCGCGGCGCGACCGTGCGGGTTCATATAGTTGATCGCTGCCTGCAGATGGGCGCCACCCACATTTTCAAAATAGACATCAATGCCTTTGGGGAAGGCATCGCGAACGGCTGCGTCCAGATCACCACAGGTCTTGTAGTTGATGGCTTTGTCGATCCCGGCCACTTCTTCAAGCCATTTGCACTTGTCATCGGACCCGGCGGAACCCACAACATAGCAGCCATGAGCTTTGGCAAGCTGACAGACAACGGCACCGACAGCGCCGGAGGCTGCTGAGACGAAGACATTCTCGCCATCTTTAAGACCAGCGACTTTGAAAAGGCCGGCATAAGCTGTCATGCCAGGCATGCCGAGCGTGCCGAGGTTCGCTTCAATCGGTCCCATGGCAGGGTCGATCTTGTTCACCATGGTACCGTCGGTCACATAGAACTCCCGCCAGCCATTCATGGAATTGACGTAGTCGCCAACTGCGAAATCCTTATTGTTGGACTCGATGACTTTCCCGATGCAGCCCCCGTCCATGGTTTCACCAATCTGGAAAGGCGGTACATAGCTCTCCCGATCCATCATACGTCCGCGCATATAGGGGTCGACCGACATCCAGAGGTTCTGCACAAGGAACTCGCCATTGCCAGGTGACGCGACTGGTACCTCGACGACCTGGAAGTCGCTGTCTTTAGGTTCGCCGTCGGGCCGTGCGGCAAGCTGCACCTCTTTGCTGATCATGTTTGACATATCTGTCTCCTGTTAGAGTTGTGGTTGATTGGATGGTTCAGTTTCTTGGATCTGTGTCCCAGGGGATGACGTCTGCGGTCTCGACCATCCATGTAAGGATATGGTCTTTCATTTCCCTGATCTTGTCTTTGTGCGTTGGGTCATTGATGAGATTGCATTCCTCTAAAGGATCGTTTGTCCGGTCGTAAATCTCATCACTCTCATACAATCGATAAATGTAGGTCCAATCCTGGCTGCGCACGGAGATGGCTTTACCAGCGAGGGTTGGGTCTTCCTGCTGCAGTCCCGCTTTGAGATCATAGGGGAAATCGGCCTGTTCTACGAGATCAGCTTCGCCTTGCGTGTAGCCACCCTCGGAAAAAGCGAGCTCGCGGTGTGGCGTGGTTGGATCAGCAAGAACCGGCTTTAGGCTTTTCCCGAAATGCGTGTGGTTTGCGTCGATGCCCGCATAGTCGAGCAGGGTGGGGAGCAGGTCGACCATCTCCACCATCGTCTCCGCGGTGCCGCCTTGAGCAACCCCCGGTCCACCGATAATGAGAGGGTTACGTACGAGACAATCATCCAGCCCGCTGGTCCATTTTTCCACCTGATCAAAGTCGCCCGCATATTCGCCATGGTCAGTGAAGAAGAGCGTCATCGTGTCGTTGGCCTGACCACTGGACTTAAGGGCATCCATCAACCGTCCGAATTGTGCGTCGATGCGCGAAATCATGCCGTAATATGTGGCGACGATCTCGTTCCATTCGTCTTCACTAAGACGATCACGACCGTGAGCGTCTTTGAGCGTTTGCATGAAACGGGGTTTGGACGAGAGGTCTGCCTGCGCGCGCCGTGGCATGTCGGAGCGATTATGAAGGCTGAAAAAAGGCTCTTCCACTTCAAAAGGTAGGTGCGGAAAAATCTGCGCAACGAACAGGACCCACGGGCCGTCTGGCGCGTCTTCCAGCCATTGAATGGCGGTCTGCAGATTGGCTTCGTCAAGATCAAGAAACGGTCCGTCACCGGTTCCATCCTTGCCCTTGCGCTCTCCATGATAAAAGGCCCGCGCCAAAGCGTCCTCTCGGGGCGTTTTATCAAACTCGAAAAACATGGACGGGTAGGTGGTGAACCCATGAAAGTCCGTACTTTCCTCGAGCACACCCGGCGCGAATGTATCGCCGCGTGCCCCAGCCCAGGCGACGTTGTAGCCCCCATCCTTGAGGAGCTTCAAAAGGTTGGGCTCCCAGGGCTTTATGAGATGGGTGAGCGTACGGTGGCCGCGTACATGGGGGTACCATCCCGTAAACATGGAAACCCGGCTCGGGCTGCAGACGGAGTTTTGACAATATGCGTTGGTGAAGCGCGTGCCCTTTGCAGCGAACGCATCCAGATTGGGTGTTTGTACAACTGGGTTGCCAAATGCACCGACGCAGTCAGCGCGTAGCTGATCCGGCATGAAGATCAGGAAATTGGGTCGTTTGCTCATGAGAGCTGCACTACACGACTTTGACCATTCGCTTGCCGCGATTTTCACCAGCAAGCAATCCGATCAGCGCCGCTGGCGTATTCTCCAACCCGTCAATAATGTCTTCCTGCACCTTGATCTTGCCCTCAGCGACCCAGCCTTCCAGATCCTTCAACGCCTTCTCCCGCTCATTGGGGAAGTCAGACATGATGAAACCGCGTAGGTTGAGACGCTTGGTGACGATGAGGCCGGGTACGCCGCGCGGTCCTGCAGAGGGTGGGGCACCATCATATTGAGAGACGGCACCGCAACAGGCAATGCGGCCAAAATTATTCATGCGGAAGAGGGCAGCTTCCAGAATATCGCCGCCCACATTGTCGAAATAGACATCGATCCCCTGAGGCGCGACAGCTTTCAGCGCTTTGAAGACTGGCTCGGTCTTGTAGTTCACTGTGGCATCGAACCCGAGTTCGTCTTTCAGCCACTGACATTTCTCATCTGAGCCGGCAATGCCGATCACCGTGCAATCAGGCACGGCGGCTTTGGCGATCTGACCCACCAGCGTGCCAACTGAACCCGCAGCGGCAGAAACCAGAATGGTCTCACCAGCTTTCGGTGTGGCACAATTCAGGAGACCGAAATAGGCAGTGAGGCCAGCAACACCGTAAACACTCAAGAGATGCGTTTTTGGTTCCATCGCGGGCACCTTCTGCGCCCCTTTTGCGGGAACCGCGGCATAGTCCTGCCAACCTGTGTCGGCAAACACCAGATCGCCAGCCGAGAAATCGGGTGATTTACTGTCAATCACCTCTGCAATGGCACCGCCAGCCATCACCTGACCTGATTCAACGGCGTCACGATAGGTTGCGCCCTGCATCCAGGCCCGGTTGGCTGCATCAAGGGAGATGTAGTGGGTCCGCAGCAACAGTGTGCCGTCGTCTGACAACGTTGGCGCCGTTGTTTCGGCCATCTTGAAGTGTTCTGCGCCAAGCTTACCCTTTGGTGTTTCCACCAGCAGGATCTGGCGATTTATTGCCTCTGCCATCCTATTTCTCCCCATTTTTAATGTTTGTTGCCGCCAGCATATAGACAGGACAAAGGGGATGCACCACCTGTAAAACCCCATATTCGTTGGGTAAATTGCAGACCCTATTGTTCATGCACGAACAGCAAGCTAGAAACACGTTCCCGATCTGACGAAGAGTTGAGTCTGAAGCCTTTACCCATGACTGATCAGTTGAAAATAGCCCTCGCCCAATTGAACCCAACCGTGGGCGATATTGCCGGCAATATGGCGAAAGCCCGCGCTGCCCGAGCTGATGCCGCGGCAAAAGGTGCGGATCTCGTCATGTTCCCAGAGCTTTTTCTGATTGGGTATCCACCGGAAGACCTGGTGTTGAAGCCCTCATTCCAGGTGGCCGTTGATGAAGCGCTGGCAGATCTCGCGAAAGACACAAGTGATGGCGGCCCTGGTTACCTCATTGGCGCACCGTCCCGCGAAGAGACAGGCCTTCACAATTCCATGGTCCTGATCGACGGTGGAGAGGTCGTCGGCAAACGCCATAAAATCCATCTGCCAAACTA
The DNA window shown above is from Parvibaculaceae bacterium PLY_AMNH_Bact1 and carries:
- a CDS encoding sulfatase-like hydrolase/transferase (Derived by automated computational analysis using gene prediction method: Protein Homology. GO_function: GO:0008484 - sulfuric ester hydrolase activity [Evidence IEA]); this encodes MSKRPNFLIFMPDQLRADCVGAFGNPVVQTPNLDAFAAKGTRFTNAYCQNSVCSPSRVSMFTGWYPHVRGHRTLTHLIKPWEPNLLKLLKDGGYNVAWAGARGDTFAPGVLEESTDFHGFTTYPSMFFEFDKTPREDALARAFYHGERKGKDGTGDGPFLDLDEANLQTAIQWLEDAPDGPWVLFVAQIFPHLPFEVEEPFFSLHNRSDMPRRAQADLSSKPRFMQTLKDAHGRDRLSEDEWNEIVATYYGMISRIDAQFGRLMDALKSSGQANDTMTLFFTDHGEYAGDFDQVEKWTSGLDDCLVRNPLIIGGPGVAQGGTAETMVEMVDLLPTLLDYAGIDANHTHFGKSLKPVLADPTTPHRELAFSEGGYTQGEADLVEQADFPYDLKAGLQQEDPTLAGKAISVRSQDWTYIYRLYESDEIYDRTNDPLEECNLINDPTHKDKIREMKDHILTWMVETADVIPWDTDPRN
- a CDS encoding NADP-dependent oxidoreductase (Derived by automated computational analysis using gene prediction method: Protein Homology.) gives rise to the protein MAEAINRQILLVETPKGKLGAEHFKMAETTAPTLSDDGTLLLRTHYISLDAANRAWMQGATYRDAVESGQVMAGGAIAEVIDSKSPDFSAGDLVFADTGWQDYAAVPAKGAQKVPAMEPKTHLLSVYGVAGLTAYFGLLNCATPKAGETILVSAAAGSVGTLVGQIAKAAVPDCTVIGIAGSDEKCQWLKDELGFDATVNYKTEPVFKALKAVAPQGIDVYFDNVGGDILEAALFRMNNFGRIACCGAVSQYDGAPPSAGPRGVPGLIVTKRLNLRGFIMSDFPNEREKALKDLEGWVAEGKIKVQEDIIDGLENTPAALIGLLAGENRGKRMVKVV
- a CDS encoding NADP-dependent oxidoreductase (Derived by automated computational analysis using gene prediction method: Protein Homology.), which codes for MSNMISKEVQLAARPDGEPKDSDFQVVEVPVASPGNGEFLVQNLWMSVDPYMRGRMMDRESYVPPFQIGETMDGGCIGKVIESNNKDFAVGDYVNSMNGWREFYVTDGTMVNKIDPAMGPIEANLGTLGMPGMTAYAGLFKVAGLKDGENVFVSAASGAVGAVVCQLAKAHGCYVVGSAGSDDKCKWLEEVAGIDKAINYKTCGDLDAAVRDAFPKGIDVYFENVGGAHLQAAINYMNPHGRAALCGMIEQYNDKEPRPGPNNLIQIVGKSLKLEGFIVSNHLDIIPDFYAEMAKLISSGKMKTEQTVEEGIANAPKAFLNLFSGANFGKMLVKISDDPSA